A region of Sulfurimonas sp. DNA encodes the following proteins:
- the fliE gene encoding flagellar hook-basal body complex protein FliE, whose amino-acid sequence MSEFGKINGISSPSTADLLKQKSKPELSGGAAFAQQLKSALNEVNEIQEKSEVAIGEMATGQVKDLHQAALAISKAETSMKLMLEIRNKALNAYKELGRTQL is encoded by the coding sequence GTGAGTGAATTTGGAAAAATAAATGGCATATCTAGTCCATCAACAGCCGACTTACTAAAACAAAAAAGTAAGCCTGAGCTATCTGGTGGGGCAGCCTTTGCCCAGCAGTTAAAGTCTGCCTTAAATGAAGTAAATGAGATTCAAGAAAAAAGTGAAGTTGCTATCGGCGAAATGGCAACTGGGCAAGTAAAAGACCTTCATCAAGCTGCACTTGCTATTTCAAAAGCTGAAACAAGTATGAAGCTAATGCTAGAAATCAGAAACAAAGCCTTAAATGCGTACAAAGAGTTAGGTAGAACACAGTTATAA
- a CDS encoding type II secretion system protein has product MKRAGFTMIELIFVIVILGILAAVALPKFIGVSTQAEAGKCKAFIGTLNRTVLPAIWSDMVLNNLTKNVAFTVSDILEQIEAPTECQSGTGTVSGASGNVPGALTPSATTQTAIMTSLVAAIGTAGVNGTPVAFNVVFGSGTESTVYEVNGTTPTRSESPILQWTKK; this is encoded by the coding sequence ATGAAAAGAGCTGGTTTTACTATGATCGAATTGATCTTTGTTATTGTTATTTTAGGTATTTTAGCGGCGGTTGCGCTTCCAAAATTTATTGGTGTTTCTACACAAGCTGAGGCTGGAAAGTGTAAAGCATTTATTGGTACACTAAATCGTACAGTGCTTCCTGCTATTTGGTCAGATATGGTTTTAAATAATCTAACAAAAAATGTTGCATTTACAGTTAGTGATATTCTTGAGCAAATAGAGGCTCCTACTGAATGCCAATCTGGTACAGGTACTGTAAGTGGTGCTAGTGGTAATGTTCCTGGTGCTTTAACTCCTAGTGCCACAACTCAAACAGCTATAATGACTTCTCTTGTCGCAGCTATCGGTACTGCTGGTGTAAATGGTACTCCAGTTGCATTTAATGTTGTATTTGGTTCAGGAACTGAATCTACAGTATATGAAGTTAATGGTACTACTCCAACAAGAAGTGAATCTCCAATCTTACAATGGACTAAAAAATAG
- a CDS encoding peptidoglycan DD-metalloendopeptidase family protein gives MIRFFILFLLTTALFGSQVERFRWIKGETYLIFLEKQNLPVKRLYYDLDIDDQRLTEEMRTGVNCQILRDSEGRIEQVLLPLNDELQIHIYKNKNLYYFEAIPIISNSKIEAFTLTIKNSPYYDIIKATGSKKLAQIFVSNFRNSLNFKRDLRVGDKLVLIYEQKYRLGHPFSMPILKVAMIEMRKKQHFIYLNSDDRYYDKKGHEVEGFLLARPVRGARISSYFTKRRWHPILHKWKAHLGIDYAARRGTPIVAAGSGRIIYASRLGTYGKLIKIRHADGYETRYAHMKSFRRGIRRGKYVKKGHTIGYVGSTGRSTGPHLHFELRKRGRAINPLRVVQVTTKKLKGKEKKAFLKLKQNYNESIALHLANATPFTRPQKVESFCYFYNGKDCE, from the coding sequence ATGATACGATTTTTTATACTTTTTTTACTTACGACTGCTCTTTTTGGCTCACAAGTTGAACGATTTAGATGGATAAAGGGCGAAACTTATCTTATCTTTTTGGAAAAACAAAACTTACCTGTTAAAAGATTATACTATGACCTTGATATAGATGACCAAAGATTAACAGAAGAGATGCGAACAGGTGTTAATTGTCAAATATTAAGAGACAGTGAGGGAAGGATAGAACAAGTCTTACTTCCACTAAATGATGAACTACAAATTCATATCTATAAAAACAAAAATCTTTATTACTTTGAAGCAATCCCAATAATTAGCAACTCTAAAATAGAAGCCTTTACTTTAACCATAAAGAACTCTCCATACTATGACATCATTAAAGCGACAGGTTCAAAAAAACTTGCACAAATTTTTGTTTCAAACTTTAGAAACTCTCTAAATTTTAAAAGAGATTTGAGAGTTGGAGATAAACTTGTTCTTATTTATGAACAAAAGTATCGTTTAGGTCATCCTTTTTCGATGCCAATCCTAAAAGTTGCAATGATAGAGATGAGAAAAAAACAGCACTTTATCTACTTAAATAGTGATGATAGGTATTATGATAAAAAAGGACATGAGGTAGAAGGTTTTTTACTTGCTCGTCCTGTTCGAGGGGCGAGAATCTCTTCATACTTTACAAAAAGAAGATGGCACCCAATCTTACACAAATGGAAAGCACATCTTGGAATTGACTATGCAGCAAGACGCGGAACACCGATAGTTGCTGCTGGAAGTGGAAGAATCATTTATGCATCTAGACTCGGAACTTATGGGAAACTTATTAAAATCAGACATGCTGATGGTTATGAAACAAGATACGCCCATATGAAATCGTTTCGTAGAGGGATTAGACGCGGAAAGTATGTAAAAAAAGGTCATACCATTGGTTATGTTGGAAGTACTGGTCGCTCAACTGGTCCGCATCTGCATTTTGAACTGAGAAAAAGAGGTCGCGCAATAAACCCTCTTAGAGTTGTTCAAGTTACTACAAAAAAACTTAAAGGTAAAGAGAAAAAAGCCTTTTTAAAACTTAAGCAAAATTATAATGAGAGCATAGCCTTGCATCTAGCAAATGCAACTCCATTTACTAGACCTCAAAAAGTAGAGAGTTTTTGCTACTTTTACAATGGAAAAGATTGTGAATAA
- a CDS encoding FAD-linked oxidase C-terminal domain-containing protein, with translation MIDAKDIEYFRSIVGSENIYSDKAHLIAYSYDATREHFEPDAVIFPRNEEDISAILKHCNEKRIVIVPRGAGSGFTGGALPSSGGIVLAFEKHMNKILEIDMKNMVAIVQPGVINMDLQKAVEELGLFYPPDPASQDYSTLGGNVSENAGGMRAAKYGITKDYVMATRAVLANGDIIKAGKRTIKDVAGYNISGILIASEGTLAVLSEITLRLIPKPKLTKTAMGIFDSVSEAMEAVYKTMASGITPVAMEFLDNLTIRAVEKTFNKGLPVDAGALLVTDVDGNLEDDLNFQLAQIEKVFRENGCREFKIAKDENEATDIWFARRNASPALSIYGSKKLNEDVTVPRAALPELLEKFYAIADKYKINIPCFGHTGDGNVHTNVMVDGSDPEQVKIAYKAIEEVFQATIDLGGTLSGEHGIGLAKAPYMSMAFTEQEMNLFKSIKKAFDPNNILNPAKMGLN, from the coding sequence ATGATAGATGCCAAAGATATAGAATATTTCAGATCAATTGTAGGAAGTGAAAATATTTATAGCGATAAAGCACATTTAATCGCTTATTCTTATGACGCGACAAGAGAGCATTTTGAGCCAGATGCTGTTATATTTCCAAGAAATGAAGAAGATATAAGTGCAATTTTAAAACACTGCAATGAAAAAAGAATAGTTATTGTTCCTCGTGGAGCAGGTAGTGGTTTTACAGGCGGTGCCTTGCCAAGTAGTGGGGGAATTGTTTTAGCTTTTGAAAAACATATGAACAAAATCTTAGAGATAGATATGAAAAATATGGTGGCTATCGTTCAACCTGGGGTTATTAATATGGATTTGCAAAAAGCTGTTGAAGAGCTAGGACTTTTTTATCCACCAGACCCAGCATCTCAAGACTACTCAACACTGGGCGGAAATGTCAGTGAAAATGCAGGTGGTATGAGAGCTGCAAAGTATGGAATTACAAAAGATTATGTAATGGCAACTCGTGCTGTTTTAGCAAATGGTGATATAATTAAAGCAGGAAAGAGAACCATAAAAGATGTAGCAGGTTATAATATTAGTGGAATTTTAATAGCATCTGAAGGTACTTTAGCCGTTTTGAGTGAAATCACTCTAAGACTAATTCCTAAACCAAAATTAACTAAAACTGCAATGGGAATTTTTGATAGTGTAAGTGAAGCGATGGAAGCAGTTTATAAAACAATGGCAAGTGGAATAACACCTGTAGCAATGGAATTTTTAGATAATTTAACCATACGAGCAGTTGAGAAAACTTTCAACAAAGGTTTACCTGTAGATGCTGGGGCACTTTTAGTTACAGATGTTGATGGAAATTTAGAAGATGATTTAAATTTTCAGTTAGCTCAAATAGAAAAAGTTTTTCGTGAAAATGGTTGTAGGGAATTTAAAATTGCAAAAGATGAAAATGAGGCAACAGATATTTGGTTTGCTAGAAGAAATGCATCTCCCGCTTTGAGTATTTATGGAAGTAAAAAACTAAATGAAGATGTAACAGTTCCTCGTGCAGCTTTACCTGAACTTTTAGAAAAATTTTACGCCATTGCAGATAAATACAAAATAAATATACCATGTTTTGGTCACACAGGTGATGGAAATGTTCACACAAATGTTATGGTAGATGGAAGTGACCCAGAGCAGGTGAAAATAGCTTATAAGGCAATAGAAGAAGTTTTCCAAGCAACTATTGACTTAGGTGGAACTTTGAGTGGTGAGCATGGTATAGGACTTGCAAAAGCTCCCTATATGAGTATGGCTTTTACTGAGCAAGAGATGAATCTTTTTAAGTCTATAAAAAAAGCTTTCGACCCAAACAATATTTTAAATCCTGCAAAAATGGGGTTGAACTAG
- a CDS encoding plasminogen-binding N-terminal domain-containing protein, which translates to MKHIILILVFVSSLMAGVVKSPLISIDEHRNIATIKIKKIDIGMSGFISHNVDDSHSVILKNIEVISFDKESEIATLKMTPYDALRNNSLPKGKWKVKVGDTAILAFGYTRGVLIAPNDEIYYRIIRSIKNLQWVHPDIFATILSFNGHPTPLREDFTKLSIATSVGLIFFFLDEKLYTADSKSFKILNITDAPLKQSKVKLPFFSRVDKIEANWFGDGSDELETYESYYFGLLSEANPNNKELKKAINNFNTKAEK; encoded by the coding sequence ATGAAGCATATAATTTTAATACTAGTATTTGTTTCTAGTTTAATGGCAGGAGTTGTAAAGTCTCCACTAATTAGCATCGATGAGCATCGCAACATTGCAACAATAAAAATAAAAAAAATAGACATAGGTATGAGTGGTTTTATATCTCATAATGTAGATGATAGTCATAGTGTGATTTTAAAAAATATTGAAGTTATAAGTTTTGATAAAGAGAGTGAAATAGCAACTCTTAAGATGACACCCTATGATGCGCTTAGAAATAACTCTTTACCTAAGGGCAAATGGAAAGTTAAGGTTGGAGATACTGCAATCTTGGCATTTGGTTATACAAGAGGAGTTTTAATCGCTCCAAATGATGAGATATACTATAGAATTATAAGAAGTATAAAAAATTTACAATGGGTTCATCCTGATATTTTTGCGACTATTTTATCTTTTAATGGGCATCCAACCCCTCTTCGTGAAGATTTTACAAAACTTTCTATTGCTACTTCTGTTGGTTTAATATTTTTCTTTTTAGATGAAAAACTTTATACCGCTGATTCTAAGAGTTTTAAGATTTTAAATATTACAGATGCACCGTTAAAACAAAGTAAAGTAAAATTACCATTTTTTTCAAGAGTTGATAAAATAGAAGCAAATTGGTTTGGAGATGGAAGTGATGAGTTAGAAACTTATGAATCATATTATTTTGGACTTTTAAGCGAAGCAAACCCAAATAATAAAGAGTTAAAAAAAGCAATAAATAACTTTAATACAAAGGCTGAAAAATGA
- the flgC gene encoding flagellar basal body rod protein FlgC — protein MSFLSSFDISGYGLSAQRVRVNVISQNIANAQTTRTEEGGAYRRKQVVFKAIDFSEEFSKAINGMTNSLKFEDPLNEGDFGKEVNPAIMSVIVDKISRDDSQPNLKFDPSHPDADTNGYVAYPNINPVIEMADLVEATRSYQANVAAFESSKSMANSAISLLRIG, from the coding sequence ATGAGTTTTTTAAGTAGCTTTGATATAAGTGGTTATGGCTTAAGCGCACAAAGAGTTCGTGTAAATGTCATCTCTCAAAATATCGCAAATGCCCAAACAACAAGAACTGAAGAAGGTGGAGCTTATAGAAGAAAACAAGTTGTTTTTAAAGCTATAGACTTTAGTGAAGAGTTTAGTAAAGCGATAAATGGTATGACAAACAGTCTTAAATTTGAAGACCCTTTAAATGAAGGAGATTTTGGCAAAGAAGTAAATCCTGCTATAATGAGCGTTATAGTTGATAAAATTTCAAGAGATGATTCTCAACCAAACCTAAAGTTTGACCCATCTCACCCAGATGCAGACACAAATGGTTATGTTGCGTATCCAAATATTAACCCTGTTATAGAAATGGCCGATTTAGTAGAAGCAACTCGTTCTTATCAAGCAAATGTAGCAGCATTTGAGAGTTCAAAAAGTATGGCAAACTCAGCAATTTCATTGTTGAGAATAGGCTAA
- a CDS encoding primosomal protein N': MFFYKLAILSSPLNPLTYHFSSSLKIGTIVHVLVRNRETKATIISKCKKPEFKTSEILSESEFFYSLKQMELAKFISAYYVCSLGEALGVMMPYSSISGDMEPDTLSSSISPDMKLSMLKLSPKQEKVFKFLQKQKVSLLFGDTGSGKTEIYMKYFQEMIASGKRCIFLMPEISLTPQMSQRLEEHFGVDAVMWHSKLTPLQKKKALKKIYDGSAKIVAGPRSTLFLPLHDLGLIVVDEEHDDSYKSSSRPRYNAKDIAIYMGKLYDIPVVLGSATPSLNSFVKFPYFRLKGGFFSAKKEFIYEKSSESLSPLIMGHLDSTIKAKNQAIVFVPTRANFKYLICQDCGHTIQCVFCSIGMSIHQKSNALKCHYCNYTQAIPQICSECKGASLISSRLGTVEAIKLIQEQLTDAKIEQFDRDAISTANKLKKALKRFNERETDILVGTQMLSKGHDYHGVTLAVVLGLDNMLNMSDYRAREKALSSLIQVSGRSGRAKDAKVLIQSFNEEFFSTFIDDYEAFLEEEKIFRVGLYPPYKKLCRVLFSHKNGVKAQEEMREMKDSLVKISNIEVVGFGKCGVERIANKYRFEILLRSNKSTDIIKAVSRCKTSLAEIDMDPIEFG, translated from the coding sequence TTGTTTTTTTATAAATTAGCAATCCTCTCTTCCCCTCTTAACCCTTTAACTTATCATTTTTCTTCATCTTTAAAAATTGGTACGATTGTACATGTTTTGGTGCGAAATAGAGAAACTAAAGCTACCATAATTTCTAAATGCAAAAAACCAGAGTTTAAAACAAGTGAAATTTTAAGTGAAAGTGAGTTTTTTTACTCTTTAAAACAGATGGAATTGGCGAAGTTTATTTCAGCTTATTATGTTTGTTCTTTAGGGGAGGCTTTAGGAGTCATGATGCCATATAGTTCCATATCAGGAGATATGGAACCAGACACACTTTCTAGTTCCATATCTCCTGATATGAAACTCTCTATGCTAAAGCTCTCGCCAAAACAAGAAAAAGTATTCAAGTTTTTGCAAAAACAAAAAGTATCACTACTCTTTGGAGATACAGGAAGTGGAAAAACAGAAATATATATGAAATATTTCCAAGAGATGATAGCATCTGGGAAACGATGTATTTTTTTAATGCCAGAAATTTCTCTTACTCCTCAAATGAGTCAAAGATTAGAAGAGCATTTTGGGGTAGATGCTGTTATGTGGCACTCAAAATTAACTCCTCTACAAAAGAAAAAAGCTCTTAAAAAGATTTATGATGGAAGTGCAAAAATAGTTGCAGGTCCTCGCTCAACCTTGTTTTTACCGCTACACGATTTAGGTTTGATAGTTGTAGATGAAGAACATGATGATAGTTATAAATCATCTTCAAGACCTAGATATAATGCAAAAGATATAGCCATATATATGGGTAAACTGTATGATATTCCCGTAGTTTTAGGAAGTGCTACGCCATCTCTTAACTCCTTTGTTAAATTTCCATATTTTAGACTTAAAGGTGGATTTTTTAGTGCTAAAAAAGAGTTTATTTATGAAAAATCCAGTGAGAGTTTAAGCCCTTTGATAATGGGGCATCTAGACTCAACCATAAAAGCTAAAAATCAAGCCATAGTCTTTGTCCCAACAAGAGCAAATTTTAAATATTTAATCTGTCAAGATTGTGGACACACAATCCAATGTGTTTTTTGTAGCATAGGAATGAGCATACATCAAAAATCAAATGCTTTAAAGTGTCACTATTGTAACTATACTCAAGCTATACCTCAAATTTGTAGCGAGTGTAAAGGAGCTTCTCTTATAAGTTCAAGACTTGGAACAGTAGAGGCTATAAAGCTTATACAAGAACAACTCACAGATGCAAAAATTGAGCAGTTTGACAGAGATGCCATAAGCACAGCAAATAAACTCAAAAAAGCACTAAAGCGTTTTAATGAGAGAGAAACAGATATACTGGTAGGAACTCAGATGCTAAGCAAAGGACATGATTATCATGGAGTGACTTTAGCAGTTGTTTTAGGACTTGATAATATGTTAAACATGAGTGATTACAGAGCAAGAGAAAAAGCACTTTCTTCTCTCATACAAGTCTCTGGTAGAAGTGGTAGAGCAAAAGATGCAAAAGTGTTGATTCAAAGTTTTAATGAAGAGTTTTTTAGTACATTTATAGATGATTATGAAGCTTTCTTAGAAGAAGAAAAAATCTTTAGAGTAGGGCTTTATCCACCATATAAAAAACTTTGTAGAGTTTTATTTAGTCACAAAAATGGAGTAAAAGCACAAGAAGAGATGCGAGAGATGAAAGATAGTTTAGTTAAAATCTCAAATATAGAAGTTGTTGGTTTTGGAAAGTGTGGTGTTGAGCGGATTGCAAATAAGTATAGATTTGAGATACTTCTTAGAAGTAATAAAAGTACAGATATTATAAAAGCTGTGTCTAGATGCAAGACGAGTTTAGCTGAGATTGATATGGATCCTATTGAATTTGGATAA
- a CDS encoding type II secretion system protein, translating to MKKAPQGQPLHNAFTMIELIFVVIVLGILSAIALPKFASTKRSADIASGRADISVIRAAIVSERQTQLVKGVNTYIPNLSANTTTLFTGSGTIPAKAKDQNRMLLLYGIKAGTGSGNWAVTNAAKKTYTYTVDEVATTFDYNSSTGIFACKADEDNCNALVD from the coding sequence ATGAAAAAAGCACCCCAAGGGCAACCGTTGCACAATGCCTTCACTATGATAGAACTCATATTTGTTGTCATTGTTTTAGGAATTTTATCAGCTATAGCTCTTCCAAAATTTGCATCTACAAAAAGATCAGCTGATATCGCTTCAGGTCGTGCTGATATTTCGGTTATTCGTGCTGCTATTGTAAGTGAGCGACAAACTCAACTTGTAAAAGGTGTAAATACTTACATACCAAATTTAAGTGCCAATACTACAACACTTTTTACTGGAAGTGGAACGATTCCTGCAAAGGCAAAGGATCAAAATAGAATGCTTCTATTGTATGGTATTAAAGCTGGAACAGGTTCTGGTAACTGGGCAGTTACAAACGCTGCTAAAAAAACTTATACTTACACAGTAGATGAAGTAGCAACAACATTTGATTATAACAGTTCAACGGGAATATTTGCTTGTAAAGCCGATGAAGATAATTGTAACGCTTTAGTTGATTAA
- the flgB gene encoding flagellar basal body rod protein FlgB, whose product MSIQISRTHSLISDALDFRAMRQDLISSNIANVDTPFYRPRDVSFGDALAAKKAELLNEGSDKLELAQTDGSHIALQDEKSSLKPQLFFRDGHMARNDGNSVDLDVETTEMSKNSIMFNALIAANKKDSMIFKSVIEASKKI is encoded by the coding sequence TTGAGCATTCAAATCTCAAGAACACATAGTCTAATTTCAGATGCACTTGACTTTAGAGCTATGCGTCAAGATTTGATATCTTCAAACATTGCAAATGTTGATACTCCTTTTTATAGACCAAGAGATGTAAGTTTTGGGGATGCACTAGCAGCTAAAAAAGCTGAACTTTTAAATGAGGGAAGTGACAAACTAGAACTTGCTCAAACTGATGGCTCTCATATAGCTCTACAAGATGAGAAATCTTCACTTAAACCTCAACTCTTTTTTAGAGATGGACATATGGCAAGAAATGATGGCAATAGCGTTGACTTGGATGTTGAAACAACAGAAATGAGTAAAAACTCTATCATGTTTAACGCCCTAATCGCAGCAAATAAAAAAGATAGTATGATATTTAAAAGTGTCATAGAAGCATCTAAGAAAATATAA
- a CDS encoding NUDIX hydrolase, which produces MNKIDSIVELKNPKFVVPVKINYTQNGKQKEWEAVKTIDCVSILLYHKEKQAFILVKQLRIPVLYANEEDGMTYELCAGLIDKDASDVQIAKEEILEECGYDVPVENLQKITSFYPSVGISGTKQILYYAECDDGMKVSEGGGLEEEEIEVIYLPINKAKEFMFDESYQKTPGLLMAFYWFFDNILTQ; this is translated from the coding sequence GTGAATAAAATAGACTCTATCGTAGAACTTAAAAATCCTAAATTTGTAGTTCCTGTAAAAATAAACTATACACAAAATGGAAAACAAAAGGAATGGGAAGCAGTTAAAACAATAGATTGTGTTTCTATTCTTCTTTACCATAAAGAAAAACAAGCTTTTATACTTGTAAAACAACTCCGCATTCCAGTTCTTTATGCCAATGAGGAAGATGGTATGACTTATGAACTTTGTGCTGGTCTTATAGATAAAGATGCATCAGATGTACAAATAGCCAAAGAAGAAATTTTAGAAGAGTGTGGCTACGATGTACCTGTTGAAAATTTACAAAAAATAACTTCTTTTTATCCAAGTGTTGGCATCTCTGGAACTAAGCAAATACTTTATTATGCTGAGTGTGATGATGGAATGAAAGTAAGTGAAGGTGGAGGTTTAGAAGAGGAAGAAATAGAAGTAATATATCTTCCAATAAACAAAGCAAAAGAGTTTATGTTTGATGAGTCTTACCAAAAAACACCTGGATTGCTTATGGCTTTTTACTGGTTTTTTGATAATATATTAACGCAATAA
- a CDS encoding penicillin-binding protein 2, with translation MDNQNKSKKIFLLFGLIGLGFFIFLTIMLVHVVKNRNLPSLYTKNSSKAKRGSIISADGFHVATTKKLYKAIVNTYYIDPQKKELFIQLFSIYSGIGTKEIKKRLKQKKGVVVLSYNISQQRAQYLKKLRFELKRKKVFIERKNPRTGKVTLHGLSIIESGESREYPYGNLLTPIIGYPHKLEEDGYTYIKGVKGIEKSFEDALNARQNELSQGKRDVNGYIILNKESFTKRSINGLDIKLTIPINFQIRVEKVLDLMKVKLKAKQIIAAVMDSTNGKILALASSNRFLPKKIKRSDYPSLNSAVTEYSFEPGSVMKTITFALLLDKGLVNPYDLVNGHNGRFKIGNKVITDEHKFDWLSAENVIVYSSNIGIAQLAQKLSGVAFNTGLKNFGFSQKSTPDMIYEKKGSIPSAYKLNNQIYKATCSYGYGMRTNLMQLMRAYSSFNNNGRLVTPKIVDYFIDARGNYIPVHEQKQVQVIKSSTAKRIKNILIKTVNKGTGKKTKTLGLRVGGKTGTAHIVEKGKYVNKYNTAFLGFSNDKKNKYTMGVIVIQPRSSQFAAATAVPVYKKILDIMVEDGYLKPDIIK, from the coding sequence ATGGACAATCAAAACAAAAGTAAAAAAATATTTCTTCTTTTTGGTCTTATAGGGCTTGGTTTTTTTATCTTTTTAACAATTATGCTAGTTCATGTAGTAAAAAACAGAAATCTTCCATCTTTATATACAAAAAACTCTTCTAAAGCCAAAAGAGGCTCTATTATCAGTGCTGATGGTTTTCATGTAGCCACAACTAAAAAACTCTACAAAGCTATTGTCAATACTTACTATATCGACCCACAAAAAAAAGAACTTTTTATACAACTTTTTAGCATCTACTCAGGTATAGGTACGAAAGAGATAAAAAAACGACTTAAACAGAAAAAAGGTGTTGTAGTTTTAAGCTACAACATTTCTCAACAAAGAGCGCAATATTTAAAAAAATTACGCTTTGAGCTTAAGAGAAAAAAGGTATTTATAGAGAGAAAAAACCCCCGTACAGGTAAGGTAACTCTTCATGGTTTAAGTATCATAGAAAGTGGAGAGAGTCGGGAATATCCTTACGGAAATCTCTTAACTCCAATCATAGGTTACCCTCACAAACTTGAAGAAGACGGCTACACATATATCAAGGGGGTTAAGGGTATTGAGAAGAGCTTTGAAGATGCTCTAAATGCTAGACAAAACGAGCTTAGTCAAGGAAAAAGAGATGTAAATGGTTACATCATTTTAAATAAAGAAAGTTTTACAAAGAGAAGTATAAATGGCTTAGATATAAAGTTAACTATCCCCATAAATTTTCAAATTCGCGTAGAAAAAGTTCTTGATTTGATGAAGGTTAAATTAAAAGCCAAGCAAATTATAGCAGCTGTAATGGACTCTACTAATGGCAAGATTCTTGCTCTTGCTAGTTCTAACAGGTTTTTACCAAAAAAAATCAAACGAAGTGATTATCCATCTTTAAATAGTGCTGTTACTGAGTATAGCTTTGAACCTGGAAGTGTTATGAAAACAATTACATTTGCTCTGCTTTTAGATAAAGGTCTTGTAAATCCTTACGATTTGGTAAACGGACATAATGGACGCTTTAAGATAGGCAATAAAGTCATTACCGATGAGCATAAATTTGATTGGTTAAGTGCTGAGAATGTAATCGTATACTCATCAAATATTGGGATTGCACAACTTGCTCAAAAACTAAGTGGCGTTGCATTTAACACTGGTCTTAAAAATTTTGGTTTTTCTCAAAAATCAACTCCAGATATGATTTATGAAAAAAAAGGTTCTATTCCTAGTGCATATAAACTTAATAACCAAATTTATAAAGCTACATGTTCTTATGGTTACGGCATGAGAACAAACCTTATGCAACTTATGCGTGCTTACAGTTCTTTTAACAATAATGGAAGACTAGTAACTCCAAAAATAGTAGATTATTTCATAGATGCTAGAGGAAATTATATACCCGTTCATGAACAAAAACAAGTTCAAGTCATAAAAAGCTCAACAGCTAAAAGAATCAAAAATATTTTAATAAAAACCGTAAATAAAGGAACAGGTAAAAAAACAAAAACTCTAGGACTGCGTGTTGGTGGAAAAACAGGGACTGCACATATTGTTGAAAAAGGTAAATATGTAAACAAATATAACACAGCTTTTTTAGGCTTTAGTAATGACAAAAAAAATAAATACACAATGGGTGTTATAGTAATACAACCAAGAAGTAGCCAATTTGCAGCCGCAACTGCTGTACCTGTTTATAAAAAAATACTCGATATAATGGTTGAAGATGGGTACTTAAAGCCAGATATTATCAAGTAA